A stretch of the Aegilops tauschii subsp. strangulata cultivar AL8/78 chromosome 4, Aet v6.0, whole genome shotgun sequence genome encodes the following:
- the LOC109771982 gene encoding uncharacterized protein translates to MELFRNCLDDCGLVDLGFSGPKFTWTNRQDAQCNVRVRLDRAVANGDFIAMFEFYHVENIITTTSDHYAVAISLDSQQMMGDRPPVQHNFRYKAMWRRAEGYIGVVENAWKAHATGTRSLHETWSVLNHVSGALKEWSKEAFGSV, encoded by the coding sequence ATGGAGCTTTTCCGAAATTGTCTTGATGACTGCGGGCTGGTGGACCTTGGTTTTTCTGGTCCAAAGTTCACCTGGACTAATCGGCAGGACGCACAATGCAATGTGCGGGTCAGACTTGACCGCGCTGTGGCTAACGGTGACTTTATCGCCATGTTCGAGTTCTATCATGTGGAAAACATAATTACTACCACTTCTGACCATTATGCGGTGGCCATCTCCCTCGACTCCCAGCAAATGATGGGTGATCGGCCCCCTGTACAACACAATTTTCGCTACAAAGCTATGTGGCGTCGTGCCGAGGGCTACATTGGGGTAGTGGAGAATGCTTGGAAAGCCCATGCCACTGGAACTCGCTCGCTGCATGAAACATGGTCAGTTTTGAACCATGTGTCGGGTGCTCTGAAGGAATGGAGCAAGGAGGCCTTTGGTTCCGTCTGA